In one Agathobacter rectalis ATCC 33656 genomic region, the following are encoded:
- a CDS encoding ABC transporter ATP-binding protein, whose protein sequence is MRKIVLNKIVYAVAVMCMVITILYCPTDVYAATGSVTFGSESYEARDNSQFQVGVYLKTKSKMGSYHVEVEYDKSRMEYTGGAESESNGVITLEGIGVSDQIKYMLSFKTISGGDAYIKVKNAYIYTSDANSTEQFDMTELDEAGITIEGEDTGTPRTEEPTEYVGPFETDIPHLEPSIKLNDTDYYVVDSNQYVPESVSWKYVLVPGKLGNMDVTFYSNEAQDIFFLSLVDSNGETHLYSYSNSQKQLYECNFYNTGNTIYYYTSPYASDSWPEGLTEDVIKKQNICYALRSDGESGFYKVEADKLTLWNVDENIADAKPMTGKLIFIMIIAIITGLALIVLVYFWGREVGRARRKKKNSKKKRVIVSNDIKQIKNDDVEKTENHLNEKGEEPIISVQDVTMKFKISNSSASGMKDFLIQKLKHQINYRELYALDHVSFDVYKGEVVGIIGTNGSGKSTMLRIVSGALNPSGGKVVVDRRKVQLLTLGTGFDMELTARENIYLNGAIIGYSKKFIDEHFDEIIDFAELQDFVDEKVKNFSSGMVSRLGFAIATAGDAAEILILDEVLSVGDEFFRKKSLARVKEMIHGGSTVLMVSHGMGTILDNCSKVVWIEKGKLQMVGDPKTVCAAYRKQQNV, encoded by the coding sequence ATGAGAAAGATAGTATTAAACAAGATAGTATACGCAGTTGCAGTTATGTGCATGGTAATCACAATATTATATTGTCCTACAGATGTTTATGCTGCAACGGGGAGTGTTACATTTGGTTCAGAGAGTTACGAGGCACGGGATAATTCACAATTTCAGGTAGGTGTATATCTGAAAACAAAATCAAAAATGGGATCTTATCATGTTGAAGTGGAATATGATAAATCACGGATGGAGTATACCGGAGGTGCTGAATCGGAATCAAACGGTGTGATAACTCTCGAGGGAATTGGAGTGTCAGATCAGATAAAATATATGCTTTCATTCAAAACGATAAGTGGTGGTGATGCCTACATAAAGGTAAAGAACGCATATATATATACCTCCGATGCCAATAGTACAGAACAGTTTGACATGACTGAACTGGATGAGGCAGGAATCACAATAGAAGGAGAGGATACAGGCACACCACGAACAGAAGAACCGACGGAATATGTTGGACCATTCGAGACCGATATTCCACATCTTGAACCTTCAATTAAACTTAATGATACAGATTATTATGTTGTTGACTCGAATCAGTATGTTCCTGAGAGTGTTAGCTGGAAATATGTGCTTGTTCCTGGAAAGCTTGGGAATATGGATGTGACGTTTTATTCAAATGAAGCACAAGATATATTTTTCCTTTCGTTAGTGGATTCTAACGGTGAGACACATTTATATAGTTACAGTAACTCGCAGAAACAGTTGTATGAGTGCAATTTCTATAATACAGGTAATACTATTTATTATTATACATCTCCATATGCCAGCGATAGCTGGCCGGAAGGCTTGACAGAAGATGTTATCAAAAAGCAGAATATATGCTATGCCCTTAGAAGTGATGGAGAGAGTGGCTTTTATAAGGTTGAAGCAGACAAGCTTACACTGTGGAATGTAGATGAAAATATTGCAGACGCAAAGCCGATGACCGGAAAATTGATATTCATAATGATAATTGCAATTATTACGGGATTGGCACTCATTGTGTTAGTTTATTTTTGGGGGCGTGAAGTTGGCAGAGCAAGACGCAAAAAGAAAAATTCTAAGAAGAAAAGGGTCATTGTAAGTAATGATATAAAGCAGATCAAGAATGATGATGTAGAGAAGACAGAGAATCACTTGAATGAAAAAGGCGAGGAACCTATAATATCAGTTCAGGATGTAACTATGAAGTTTAAAATTTCTAACAGTAGTGCTTCAGGAATGAAGGATTTCCTTATTCAGAAATTAAAGCATCAGATAAATTATCGTGAGCTGTATGCTTTGGATCATGTTAGTTTTGATGTATATAAGGGCGAGGTTGTTGGTATAATCGGAACAAATGGTTCGGGAAAGAGTACGATGCTCAGGATAGTATCAGGTGCTCTTAATCCATCAGGTGGTAAAGTAGTGGTTGATAGAAGAAAAGTTCAGCTTCTTACACTTGGAACCGGATTTGATATGGAGCTTACTGCTAGAGAAAATATATATCTCAATGGTGCAATCATTGGATACAGTAAAAAATTTATAGATGAGCATTTTGATGAAATTATAGATTTTGCAGAATTGCAGGATTTCGTAGATGAGAAAGTGAAGAATTTCTCAAGTGGTATGGTCAGCAGACTTGGATTTGCAATAGCAACAGCAGGAGATGCGGCTGAAATCCTTATACTGGATGAGGTGCTTTCTGTAGGAGATGAATTTTTCAGAAAGAAGAGTCTTGCACGAGTTAAGGAAATGATACATGGAGGCTCAACTGTACTGATGGTAAGTCATGGCATGGGAACAATTCTTGATAACTGTTCAAAGGTTGTATGGATAGAGAAAGGAAAGCTTCAGATGGTAGGAGATCCGAAGACCGTTTGTGCAGCATATAGGAAACAGCAAAATGTATAG
- a CDS encoding glycosyltransferase family 2 protein — protein sequence MSKYDVSISVIMGVYNQNDEKVLREAVDSILNQTFKDFEFIIYDDGSQPDAALILEKIKKIDPRIVLIGQEKNHGLAFSLNACIEQARGKYIARMDADDISDPNRLKVQYDFLEKNPQYSWCGCNARLLDENGIWGTREMPEAPAEKDYLKYSPYIHPTVMYRASLFEETDGYKVSEETLLCEDYEIFMRLRQMGKRGYNIQETLFTYREDSDSYRRRDFKRGINEAKVRFENFNKLHVLFPTGWVYVFRPIIACLVPREMIYILKRMKTRKKPWKKELESELIITGK from the coding sequence ATGAGTAAATATGATGTGTCTATATCGGTGATAATGGGTGTGTACAATCAAAATGATGAGAAAGTCCTGAGAGAAGCTGTTGACTCTATACTTAATCAGACCTTTAAGGATTTTGAATTCATAATATATGATGATGGATCACAGCCGGATGCCGCTTTAATCTTAGAAAAAATCAAAAAAATAGATCCAAGAATAGTATTAATCGGGCAGGAAAAGAATCATGGGCTTGCATTTTCACTTAATGCGTGTATAGAGCAGGCAAGAGGCAAGTATATAGCCAGGATGGATGCCGATGATATATCAGATCCAAACAGATTGAAAGTGCAGTACGATTTCCTAGAAAAGAATCCACAGTATAGCTGGTGTGGATGTAATGCAAGACTTCTGGATGAAAATGGAATATGGGGAACAAGAGAAATGCCGGAGGCACCGGCAGAGAAAGATTACCTGAAGTATTCACCATATATACATCCTACCGTTATGTACAGAGCTTCTCTATTTGAAGAAACTGATGGATATAAGGTATCTGAAGAAACATTATTGTGTGAGGACTATGAGATATTTATGAGACTCAGGCAGATGGGAAAAAGAGGATACAATATACAGGAAACACTTTTTACATATCGCGAGGATAGTGATTCATATAGAAGACGTGATTTTAAACGCGGTATAAATGAGGCAAAGGTCAGATTTGAGAACTTTAATAAGCTCCATGTTCTGTTTCCGACCGGATGGGTATATGTGTTCAGACCGATTATAGCATGTCTGGTACCCAGAGAAATGATTTACATATTAAAAAGAATGAAAACACGAAAGAAACCATGGAAGAAAGAATTAGAGAGCGAATTGATTATTACAGGCAAATAA
- a CDS encoding glycosyltransferase family 4 protein, which translates to MKKSLIITTIGGFVSRFEMDDVHIMQQLGFEVHYASNFENRIYEFDKKEYIDNGIRLHQVEIDKNPYNIVALNRSLKDIIRIIKEEKIELIHCHTPVGGVLGRLAGKKTGCKVIYTAHGFHFYTGAPVKNWLIYYPVEKVLAKYTDCLITINQADFEMAKKMHVKDYARIPGVGIDLRKFTPREGYKRDDNCFRIVSVGELNRNKNHRVVIKAIKQLNDKHIQYYIYGKGKAKEELENLITENQLENQVHLCGYVNDTREVLKDADCFVFPSVREGLGMAALEAMACGVPLIVGDNRGTREYVNHGDNAFACDPDDTDSFAYYIKKIKDNPDLTEIMVEKGIKKVQWFSKERTNLIMNQVYREIGL; encoded by the coding sequence ATGAAAAAATCACTTATAATCACAACGATAGGTGGGTTTGTGTCCAGATTTGAGATGGATGATGTTCACATCATGCAGCAGCTTGGTTTTGAAGTACATTACGCATCAAATTTTGAAAATAGGATATATGAGTTTGATAAGAAGGAATACATCGATAATGGGATCAGGCTTCATCAGGTTGAAATAGATAAGAATCCTTATAATATCGTGGCTTTAAACAGAAGCCTTAAGGATATAATAAGAATTATAAAAGAAGAAAAAATAGAGCTTATACATTGTCATACACCGGTAGGCGGAGTCCTTGGCCGATTGGCAGGAAAGAAAACAGGTTGCAAGGTGATTTACACTGCACATGGATTTCATTTTTATACAGGAGCACCTGTTAAGAACTGGCTCATATATTATCCGGTAGAGAAAGTTCTGGCAAAATATACAGATTGTCTGATTACAATAAATCAAGCAGATTTTGAAATGGCAAAGAAAATGCATGTAAAAGACTACGCACGAATCCCGGGAGTGGGAATTGATCTTAGGAAATTTACGCCTCGGGAAGGTTATAAGCGGGATGATAATTGTTTCAGAATAGTTTCAGTAGGTGAGCTTAATCGAAATAAGAATCATAGAGTAGTTATAAAAGCTATTAAGCAATTGAATGATAAACATATTCAATATTACATATATGGAAAGGGCAAAGCAAAAGAGGAACTGGAAAATCTGATTACTGAAAATCAATTAGAGAACCAGGTTCATTTGTGCGGATATGTTAATGACACACGTGAAGTACTTAAAGATGCAGATTGCTTTGTTTTCCCTTCGGTAAGGGAGGGACTTGGAATGGCGGCTCTTGAAGCTATGGCATGTGGAGTACCCCTTATAGTAGGTGACAACAGAGGAACAAGAGAATATGTCAATCACGGCGACAATGCATTTGCATGTGACCCTGATGATACAGATAGCTTTGCATATTATATCAAAAAGATAAAAGATAATCCTGATTTAACTGAAATTATGGTTGAAAAGGGAATAAAAAAGGTACAATGGTTTTCTAAAGAGCGCACTAACCTGATAATGAATCAGGTGTATAGGGAAATTGGTTTATGA
- a CDS encoding SH3 domain-containing protein: protein MNKKCFFLLHMLGIALIAGACGAVEDTTETATEYISKGYSVESGAAGTQQTEAEEAFSFSNKVLGNLTEKSVKLIKNTVVYVKPDKNSAQLGTLEKGTKVKAVGKTEKDEWLMVNYNGRVAYIKSNSIDGDELSSVEEAVEEDSDSRGHGSTANGNNSDTNSGGTGNTVKKPSNTNNGNAGNTGGTGSSSGNGTITPSEPSNGSDDSNSGGNTSETEKPSQPSTEPVTPITPSEPDTSVTPTEPDNPVTPPTESDNSSEGEESLDGE from the coding sequence GCGCTTATAGCAGGAGCATGTGGAGCCGTAGAGGATACAACTGAGACAGCTACTGAGTATATTTCAAAGGGATATTCTGTTGAATCAGGAGCTGCCGGAACACAGCAGACAGAGGCAGAGGAAGCTTTTAGCTTTTCAAATAAAGTGCTTGGAAATTTGACAGAGAAGTCGGTTAAATTAATAAAAAACACAGTAGTTTACGTTAAGCCGGATAAGAACTCAGCACAGTTGGGAACTTTAGAAAAGGGAACCAAAGTAAAAGCTGTTGGAAAAACTGAAAAAGATGAATGGCTAATGGTTAATTACAACGGAAGGGTTGCATACATAAAATCTAATAGTATTGACGGAGATGAACTCTCTTCTGTAGAAGAAGCAGTTGAAGAAGATAGCGATTCAAGAGGACATGGTAGTACCGCCAATGGCAATAACTCGGATACAAATAGTGGTGGGACAGGCAATACCGTAAAAAAACCTTCAAATACAAATAATGGAAATGCAGGAAATACAGGAGGAACAGGCAGTAGTTCCGGAAATGGGACAATAACACCATCAGAGCCTTCTAATGGTTCAGATGATAGCAATAGTGGAGGAAATACAAGTGAGACTGAAAAACCTTCACAGCCGTCAACGGAGCCGGTTACCCCTATAACACCATCAGAGCCGGATACCTCTGTTACACCAACAGAGCCGGACAATCCGGTTACTCCACCGACAGAGTCTGATAATTCCTCGGAGGGTGAAGAGTCGTTAGATGGAGAATAG